A section of the Girardinichthys multiradiatus isolate DD_20200921_A chromosome 5, DD_fGirMul_XY1, whole genome shotgun sequence genome encodes:
- the pgap4 gene encoding transmembrane protein 246 yields the protein MPRWKIFFSQRLRWSSSLTQALTLFVVTFCVILPLCCHRLLYSYYFFRFMYLNSMSEEVLQKSLERGQDALRFWQNSSLLDSTRFSDVAQNPELLVTVVTARRNEARDFHYLLQVMRQISSIADSCGEQRCAEVMLCDVESGPQENEDAKLLGAHFKVIRRSAQEQQTNMGRINTFEKEKKDYVFCLRQGWELVKPKNMIILEDDALPRQDFFQVVKDLLSRRFAVHTLYIKLYHPERLQRYWNPEPYRILEWVGLGLVGATALLLTIPYWNPCSFSFTLSATHLIFFTLYFMIAAELIGRHYLLEVRRISPQLYAVSPATECCTPAMLFPGNASLRAADLLDASFCYKGNAKDVVLYRMAKTSPEERSHSVEPNLVTHIGAFSSVRPNPSRPKLL from the coding sequence ATGCCTCGATGGAAGATTTTCTTCAGCCAGCGCCTGCGATGGTCCAGCTCTTTGACTCAAGCCCTCACCCTGTTTGTCGTCACGTTCTGCGTCATCCTTCCTCTGTGCTGCCACCGGCTGCTCTACTCCTACTACTTCTTCAGGTTCATGTACCTAAACTCCATGAGCGAGGAGGTCCTGCAGAAGAGCCTTGAGCGAGGCCAGGATGCTCTACGCTTCTGGCAGAACAGCTCGCTACTGGACTCGACCAGATTCAGCGACGTCGCCCAAAATCCAGAGCTGCTGGTGACTGTGGTGACGGCCAGGCGGAACGAAGCGCGGGATTTCCACTACCTGCTCCAGGTGATGAGGCAGATCAGCAGCATTGCGGACAGCTGTGGGGAGCAGCGATGTGCCGAGGTTATGCTCTGTGACGTAGAGAGCGGCCCTCAGGAAAACGAGGATGCCAAGCTGCTGGGGGCCCACTTCAAGGTGATCCGCCGTTCAGCTCAAGAGCAGCAGACCAACATGGGACGAATCAATACCTTTGAGAAGGAGAAGAAGGATTACGTGTTCTGTCTCCGCCAGGGATGGGAGCTGGTTAAGCCCAAAAACATGATTATCCTGGAGGATGATGCCCTACCTAGACAGGACTTTTTCCAAGTGGTAAAGGATCTGCTGTCTCGTCGGTTTGCCGTCCACACGCTGTACATCAAGCTGTATCACCCAGAAAGGCTGCAGCGCTACTGGAACCCTGAGCCATACCGCATTCTGGAGTGGGTGGGGCTTGGTTTGGTGGGAGCTACAGCTCTCCTCCTCACTATACCTTACTGGAACCCCTGCTCCTTCTCCTTCACTCTGTCAGCCACCCATCTCATCTTCTTCACCCTCTATTTTATGATTGCTGCTGAGCTAATAGGTAGACACTACCTCCTGGAGGTTCGGAGAATTTCCCCACAGCTCTATGCTGTCTCTCCGGCCACTGAGTGCTGCACCCCGGCCATGCTTTTCCCGGGCAACGCCTCGCTAAGGGCGGCGGATCTTCTGGATGCCTCATTCTGTTATAAAGGGAACGCCAAGGATGTGGTTCTTTATCGGATGGCCAAGACCTCTCCTGAAGAAAGATCCCACAGTGTGGAACCCAACCTCGTCACTCACATTGGGGCCTTTTCCTCAGTCCGGCCCAACCCATCCAGACCCAAACTCCTTTAA
- the mala.2 gene encoding myelin and lymphocyte protein yields the protein MASNTVTMGHLPSGMGICTTIPDILYVPELIFGGLVWILVACTYIVPYNPQAWVMCVSIFCFLMTFVWLVVFACGSHHNSSGWAAADFIYHGIAAMLYLSASVLLAIVTLAFKSNPATYVYKLDISAVVFSFVATLLYVIHTILSAIRWKSF from the exons ATGGCTTCAAACACTGTCACGATGGGTCACCTGCCCAGCGGCATGGGGATATGCACCACCATCCCGGACATCCTCTACGTACCAGAACTG ATCTTTGGTGGTCTAGTGTGGATCCTGGTGGCGTGCACGTACATAGTGCCATATAACCCTCAGGCCTGGGTCATGTGTGTCTCTATCTTCTGCTTCCTTATGACCTTCGTCTGGTTGGTGGTGTTTGCCTGTGGGAGCCACCACAACTCAAGTGGCTGGGCAGCTGCA GACTTCATCTACCATGGTATTGCTGCCATGTTGTATCTCAGTGCTTCAGTTCTCTTGGCAATTGTGACTCTGGCCTTCAAATCCAATCCAGCCACCTACGTGTACAAGCTGGATATCTCAGCAGTT GTTTTCTCATTTGTGGCAACTCTCCTCTACGTCATCCACACGATACTGTCTGCCATTCGATGGAAATCTTTCTAG